The Endozoicomonas sp. 4G DNA segment TCTTGCGGGCACTGAGGAAAAGAATAGGAAAGCTGACGCCCTGCCCTCTGAGATTTTTCACCAGATCCAGACCGTTCATGCCCGGCAGCATGATATCGACAATGGCCAGGTCAAAAGGCTCAACCACTACTTTATTCAGGGCTTCCTCGGCACTCTGGCACCGGGCCACGCCATAACCGTGTTCTTTCAAGCCATCCCTGATAAAGGTGGATATAACTGAGTCGTCTTCTACTACCAGAATATTCAACGGTCTACTCCAAAATCCAGCGACACATTATTAGTATTTTTCTTCGTGCATAGAGTACCAGTAAACCGTGAGAAAAGAAGAAATCTTTCCAGTCTGTAATGTTCAGGCAAGGTCGGGGCAATGGTCGCTCGCTAATCTATCGCCAGACGCTGAGGCAACAGCAACCTACCATAAAAACAACAAGCACTGAGGATCATCATGAAAAAGAGCATCATCGCACTGGCTTTCATCGCTACCGGACTGGCTACTGGCACACAGGCAAAAACCACGGCCCTACCAACCCTGACTGATACCGCCGCCCTGGAACTGGTCAACGAGGGTCTGCAATCCTGCCACAAAGACGGTTATAACGTCAGTGTTGCCGTTGTTGACCGCACAGGTTCCCTGAAAGCTTTCGGTCGTTCCGAACTGGCCGGCCCACACACGGTGGACAGTGCTCAGAAAAAAGCGTTCACTGCTGCTTCCATGGGTCAACCCACTGCCAACCTGGCCAAACTGGTGACCGACAAGCCTTTCCTGCAAGGCCTGAAAGATATGGATTCACGCATGTTACTGCTCGGTGGCGGTATGCCCATCAAAGTTGACGGACAGATTGTCGGTGGCATCGGAATTGGCGGTGCACCCGGCGGTCACCTGGACCAGGCTTGTGCAGAACAGGCGATCAAGGTGGCCCTAAAATAATTTCCTGCAAGTCTTTCAGCTTGAAAACCGATGTCCTTTCGACCTTGAATTTATCAAAAAATCCAAGGTCGCTAAGCCCATTAAGGGTTTTCATGGCTGTGTTGTTTGAGCACTTTAAGAGATCCTGGACATTCCTGGCCGTAAACGCCGGTACACTTCTATTCACAGCAGTCATAAGTACTATTGACTGATTCCTGGACAGCTCGCTCAACTTGCCAGATGACAAAAGCCAGGATTGAAACTCATTAGTGACCTTAAAATTATCCACCCAGGCCTCATTGAACTTAACAATCGCTTTTATGATGACCTGGGATTGGTAATCAAAAAAGTAAGTCAGGTCCATATCATCCGTTTCTGTATCCAGATACGACCGCCCATATTGAGTAGGCGCCTGATTGAGAAGCACACTGATCGCAATGTATTTAAACGCAGAATAACCATGCTTGAACATAAACCAGTAGAACAGGCACCTTGCTACCCTACCGTTGCCATCCCTGAAAGGATGCTCATACCCTATAGCAAAATGCAGTGACAGAGCTTTGATCAAAGGGTGGATGTAGTCTGCAGATCCAGCGTCATCGGCTTGGCCGGCATTTATCCAGTCACACAATGCCTGCAAACGGTTGTTAAGCTCGCTGGCCAATGGTGGCACATGAACAACGTCGTGTTCTGAGTTTTCAACAAATACATCATCGGTCTGCCTGAAAAAACCGGGCGTATACCGGTCGTCATCAATGCCGGATACACCGGTCTCATGCATTGCTTTGATCAGGTCTAGTGTTAAGTGTTTGTCTCTGCTCCTCCAGGCAAAAGTCATCATCTTGAAATTGCCAAGAATCATTTTTTCACAATCCGTCTTTGGTGTTCTTTCAGAAGACAACATATCTTTGGCGACAATGGTTGTGGTGCTGGCTCCTTCCAGCTGGCTGCTACTGATAGCTTCATCTTTAACCAAATCTTCGATCAGGTAGTGAACTACTCGCCTCTAAAGGAGCGAGCTTCCAATACTAAGAAACTACCGGGTTAGTTACCGTTCTTTTCTTTTTTGACGTTTCACTGCGAGCTGCGGAAGAGGGCTTGCTCTTTCCCGACTTACATTTCGCTCCACGTCCTTTAGTCAGCACAGGAATTCCTTTGCCAACCAACTCCGTTCCAGAGTCCATGAAAAACTTAATTGCTCGTTTCTTGATTACGATGCTGGCGTTTCTGTCAGCGTTGTCAAAGTGTCCACATTGGCCGCAAAGAAACCGTTCTTGTGTCTTGCGGTTGTCGGGGTGAGTGTGACCGCAATCAGCACACTCTTGACTCGTAAAGGGTGCAGGCACTTTGAAGACTGCTTTGCCTGCTCTTGCTGCTTTATATCGGGTGTAAGTTTCCAGGAAGTGCCATCCTACGTTGAGAATGGCCTTGTTCAGTCCGGCTTTTTGTTTCGCCTTGTTGGAGATGAACTTACCGTTTTGATCTTTTTTTGCTTTTGGCCTGCGAGTCATTTTTGAGGTTTTCAGATCCTCGAAAACAATGACTCTGGCCTTGCTATCGACCATTTTACGGCTGGTTTGGTGGCAGAAATCTTGCCGAATGTTGGCTACTTTCTTGTGCTGCCTGCTAATCCTGTTCTTTGTTTTCTGACGACGGTTAGAGCCTTTGGTTTGGCGAGACAAACGGCGCTGAAACCTCTTTAGGTATCGCTGGCGCTTATCCATGTTCTTTGTCTGGTTTTCTGTAAAGTCATAAGGCTTAACGCCAGTATGAACAGGTATAGCAACACCTCGATCCACGCCGATAACATGCTCTTCCAGCCACTCTTTGGAAGCACCTTTAAGGTATTCCAAATGCTCTTTTTCTGTTGCTGGTTCTTCTGATCCATCGCCATAACAGAAAGAAACGAAGTACTGACCAGCCTCTTTTCTAATGTAAATGGATTTTGGTTCGTTGAATGAGCGGTGAGTTTTAAACGACAAATAACCAATATTATTAGTCTTTGTGCCAATAAAAAGACGGGTTACACCATCTTCACAGACATCGAACCGGAACACTTCATTGGTAAGGTGAATGCTGCCCTTGTCAGATTTTGGCTTTTTCTTTGGCTTACCGCACTGGCCATTAATGTGTTTATGGTAGGTCTGATACCAGTTGGTAGCCGAGTTTCTGATTATCTGGCTGGGACAATCGGATAACCAGGGTGTTAATTCTTTGCTTTTGAATTGCGAAGTCTTCTGATCGACCGGAGCATGAGTACCAACAGGACAATACTTTCTGGCGTAGGTACTGTAATAGCGATGTTCATCACACTTTGCATTCCAGATAACCCGAGCGCAACCCATCCACTGAGACAGAACCAACTTTTGCTGATCTGTTGGATTGGCTTTGAGTTGGATACCTTGAAGCATTACATAACCTGTTGAATTGAATGGCTTCATGCTAGTCTGGTTACAAATATCAGTCAAATATGAAGTTTGTATGTACGAACGGAAATCATGTAAATCCTGTGTATTTAGGAATAACGTACATCTAGTATTTGGTACTAAATACCGTAGAAACGTGTTCACCAAGGAAATGATCGACCGGCTACGAAGCGACTGTCACAGCAAGGCTAACGCCTTGCAAGGGCTTGACCCGCCTCTAAAGAAGCGGGATTGCGCCCTTAATTTCGTTCAAGCTTGTTCAAGCGGCCTATTTTTTTTATCAATGCTTTCCATGTTTCCATCCGTTGCATGACGATCAATCATAGAAATAGCACCAAGAATTTCCGGAGTCAGGACATAGCTGCCTACCTGGCCCTCTTTGCTGATCATGCCTGGTAAGGGCTTACTGGCTCTCCTTCTGGCTTCCCTGATCAGGTGCCAGGCCAGAGTGGGCTCTACACCTTTGCTTACTTTGAAACGGAACTTATGAAAGGGGTAGTACTGCCCATTGGTAGCGGTTGCAATACAGTAATCCATATACGCCGATAGCTGCTCTGGCATTTCACTCTGTATCTGCTTCAGCACTTCTGGAAATGCTTTTTTTGGAGGTGGGTTCCTGTACCTGCTCACTTTTAAGCCTGCCTTTTAATTCTCAGATTTTAGCTTTATTGAGATGAGAATATAGTTAACACTTCATATATCTCAAAATATTAATATTTTGAGATATAGAAAAGTATTCAAAAAGGAGGCATTAAGCAAAAAAACCAATTGACTCTCCTGCAATCCGGCATAACATATAAATACATTTTGATATGTCATGCCTTTTCAGGGAGGGTGCAGCCATGCCCACATGCTCAACCACCAAAAGTTGCTGCTCAGCAGAAAAAAGGGTTCAGCCCGCCACCTCCATTGAAGCTGCCACCATTCAAGCCACCAGCGCTGAAACAACCAGCCGCTACAAATGGTCCGTGGGCGGAATGGACTGTGCCAGCTGTGCAAGCAATATCGAAAAAGCATTGGCAACCATCGCCGGTGTTAAGCAGGTCAGAGTGGCTTTTGCTACCGAGCGTCTGCTGGTTGACCTGGATCAGAAAGCCTCCCCCGAAACCATCGAGAAAACAGTAAAGCAGCTGGGCTTCACCCTGAAAAGCACACACCAGAAAGCAGTGGAAGCGCCTCTCTGGAAAGCCCATTCAACGTTCATCCTGCTGGCCGTACTGATGACTCTGGCGGGAATTTTTATGCTTTTTGATTCGACATGGGGTTCATCAGGTTTTCTGCTGGCGACGGCTCTGGGCGTTGTGCCTTTTGCCAGAAAATCACTCAACCAGATTCGCAATGGCACCTGGTTCGGTATTGAAACCCTGATGACCGTTGCCGCGTTGGGTGCCCTGATTCTGGGGGAAACCATTGAAGCGGGTTTGGTATTGCTACTGTTCTCCCTGGGTGAACTGCTGGAAGGTTTTGCCGGAAGAAAAGCCAAAGCCGGTATTAAAAGCCTGATGCAACTGACGCCAGACACCGCCTGGAAACTACAAGACGGTGAACGCATAGAAGTGCCTGCCGACTTTCTGGTTCCCGGAGAACAGATTGAAGTTTTACCCGGTGATCGTTTACCGGTGGATGCCATTCTTGATTCCACCCTGGGCTGTTTTAATGAGAGTGCACTGACGGGTGAAGCCATACCCGTTAACAGGGAAACGGGTGAAAAGATCATGGCAGGTGCCATGGCGGTCGATCAACCCGCTCGATTAACGGTGGTATCACAACCCGGTGAGAACGCCATTGATCGCATCGTTACTCTGATAGAAGAGGCAGAAGAACGCCGGGCACCGGTAGCCAGAATGGTGGATACCTTCAGTGCCTGGTACACACCACTGGTGATG contains these protein-coding regions:
- a CDS encoding heme-binding protein, giving the protein MKKSIIALAFIATGLATGTQAKTTALPTLTDTAALELVNEGLQSCHKDGYNVSVAVVDRTGSLKAFGRSELAGPHTVDSAQKKAFTAASMGQPTANLAKLVTDKPFLQGLKDMDSRMLLLGGGMPIKVDGQIVGGIGIGGAPGGHLDQACAEQAIKVALK
- a CDS encoding Fic family protein; the protein is MVKDEAISSSQLEGASTTTIVAKDMLSSERTPKTDCEKMILGNFKMMTFAWRSRDKHLTLDLIKAMHETGVSGIDDDRYTPGFFRQTDDVFVENSEHDVVHVPPLASELNNRLQALCDWINAGQADDAGSADYIHPLIKALSLHFAIGYEHPFRDGNGRVARCLFYWFMFKHGYSAFKYIAISVLLNQAPTQYGRSYLDTETDDMDLTYFFDYQSQVIIKAIVKFNEAWVDNFKVTNEFQSWLLSSGKLSELSRNQSIVLMTAVNRSVPAFTARNVQDLLKCSNNTAMKTLNGLSDLGFFDKFKVERTSVFKLKDLQEIILGPP
- a CDS encoding transposase — translated: MLQGIQLKANPTDQQKLVLSQWMGCARVIWNAKCDEHRYYSTYARKYCPVGTHAPVDQKTSQFKSKELTPWLSDCPSQIIRNSATNWYQTYHKHINGQCGKPKKKPKSDKGSIHLTNEVFRFDVCEDGVTRLFIGTKTNNIGYLSFKTHRSFNEPKSIYIRKEAGQYFVSFCYGDGSEEPATEKEHLEYLKGASKEWLEEHVIGVDRGVAIPVHTGVKPYDFTENQTKNMDKRQRYLKRFQRRLSRQTKGSNRRQKTKNRISRQHKKVANIRQDFCHQTSRKMVDSKARVIVFEDLKTSKMTRRPKAKKDQNGKFISNKAKQKAGLNKAILNVGWHFLETYTRYKAARAGKAVFKVPAPFTSQECADCGHTHPDNRKTQERFLCGQCGHFDNADRNASIVIKKRAIKFFMDSGTELVGKGIPVLTKGRGAKCKSGKSKPSSAARSETSKKKRTVTNPVVS
- a CDS encoding transposase; translated protein: MYERKSCKSCVFRNNVHLVFGTKYRRNVFTKEMIDRLRSDCHSKANALQGLDPPLKKRDCALNFVQACSSGLFFLSMLSMFPSVA